The following proteins are co-located in the Pelagicoccus sp. SDUM812003 genome:
- a CDS encoding aspartate-semialdehyde dehydrogenase, with protein sequence MGYKVGIVGATGAVGQEFIKLLGDREFPLSELKLFASARSAGKQVEALGQTITIEEATETCFEGLDFVLFSASGTVSKALCPAAAKAGAVAIDNSSAFRMDPDVPLVVPEINGEAAKSHKGIIANPNCSTAISLMGAYPLHKAFGLKRMFASTYQAVSGTGAEAMQELEDQLKAWAKGEEVTHSVYPYQIAFNALPHVDAFLEDGYTKEEMKMLNEGRKIMSLPELKVSCTCVRVPVMRSHSISINAEFERPVSVEEARKAIAAFPGVDVVDDPANKVYPMPLDYAGKVNCGVGRIRKDSAFENGLAFWVVGDQLWKGAALNAIQIAEHLIK encoded by the coding sequence ATGGGTTACAAAGTTGGCATCGTAGGCGCGACCGGAGCGGTCGGGCAGGAATTTATCAAGCTTCTGGGCGACAGGGAATTTCCTCTGTCGGAGCTGAAGCTATTTGCCTCTGCCAGATCTGCAGGAAAGCAGGTCGAGGCGCTTGGGCAAACCATTACCATCGAAGAAGCCACGGAAACCTGTTTCGAAGGACTCGACTTCGTGCTTTTCAGCGCCAGCGGCACGGTCTCGAAGGCCCTTTGCCCTGCGGCCGCCAAGGCGGGCGCGGTAGCGATCGACAACAGCTCGGCGTTCCGTATGGATCCGGACGTTCCTCTAGTGGTGCCCGAAATCAATGGCGAGGCTGCCAAGTCGCATAAAGGCATCATCGCCAATCCGAATTGCTCGACTGCGATCTCTTTGATGGGCGCTTACCCGCTGCACAAGGCGTTCGGCTTGAAGCGTATGTTCGCCTCCACCTATCAAGCGGTGAGCGGCACCGGCGCGGAGGCGATGCAGGAACTCGAAGACCAGCTCAAGGCGTGGGCTAAGGGCGAGGAAGTGACGCACAGCGTTTATCCTTATCAGATCGCCTTCAACGCTCTCCCGCACGTCGACGCGTTCTTGGAAGATGGATACACCAAGGAAGAGATGAAGATGCTCAACGAGGGGCGAAAGATCATGAGTCTGCCCGAGTTGAAGGTCTCTTGCACCTGCGTTCGCGTCCCTGTGATGCGTTCGCACTCCATTTCCATCAACGCGGAATTCGAGCGCCCGGTATCGGTGGAAGAGGCTCGCAAGGCCATCGCAGCCTTCCCAGGCGTGGACGTGGTGGACGACCCGGCAAACAAGGTCTATCCGATGCCGCTGGACTACGCTGGCAAGGTGAACTGTGGCGTAGGTCGTATTCGCAAGGACAGCGCGTTCGAGAATGGCTTGGCGTTCTGGGTAGTGGGCGATCAGCTCTGGAAAGGGGCGGCTCTCAATGCGATCCAGATCGCGGAGCACTTGATTAAGTAG
- a CDS encoding L,D-transpeptidase, whose product MSSDLLKPVTHKLQELNIKQTPRLLLVSIEKQRLSVLENDQTAREYAVSTSRNPPSCIENSFGTPTGLHRIARKIGDGSPIGTVFKGRIDIGKRYWELDAEEQRKNLITSRILWLEGLEPGHNQGPGRDTFQRYVYFHGTNHEDKIGQPASAGCVQLRNEEMIELFDSVSEGDLVYIQ is encoded by the coding sequence ATGTCCTCGGATTTACTGAAACCGGTCACCCATAAACTTCAAGAGCTCAATATCAAGCAAACACCGCGTCTATTGCTGGTATCGATCGAAAAGCAGCGACTATCAGTCCTGGAAAACGATCAAACCGCCCGCGAGTACGCGGTCTCCACCAGCAGGAACCCTCCTTCCTGCATCGAAAACTCCTTCGGCACTCCGACCGGTCTGCATCGCATCGCCCGCAAGATCGGCGACGGTTCGCCCATCGGCACTGTTTTCAAAGGCCGCATCGATATCGGAAAACGCTACTGGGAACTCGACGCTGAGGAACAACGGAAAAACCTCATCACCAGCCGCATCCTCTGGCTGGAAGGCCTGGAACCGGGACACAACCAAGGCCCTGGCCGCGACACCTTTCAGCGCTACGTCTATTTCCACGGCACCAACCACGAAGACAAGATCGGCCAACCCGCCAGCGCTGGCTGCGTGCAATTGCGCAACGAAGAGATGATCGAGCTCTTCGACTCCGTTTCCGAAGGCGATCTCGTCTACATCCAGTAG
- a CDS encoding penicillin-binding transpeptidase domain-containing protein has translation MKPLFMVRLLSCLLVLACAICNTKADTDIEVFAPAAQAVQASSYPGVVFIFDEANQRSLASNPLLIDDARLPASTFKIFSSLAALQTGVIEGPDSIIEWDGVPRERTELNRDLTFREAFALSAVPHFQQLVRQIGTKPMQSLIDAAQYGNQTISGRPDHFWLSGDLRISPRQQIDFLTRLYHDQLPSKPAHMAMVRDMMLTESGDGFQIHAKTGLTKSDDELYVGWWVGWKQADSGPIFFATMLFSPEANSAFFEARKTVTRRTLDAL, from the coding sequence ATGAAGCCTCTATTTATGGTCCGACTGCTTTCCTGCCTCCTCGTCCTCGCCTGCGCGATCTGTAACACAAAAGCCGATACAGACATCGAAGTCTTCGCCCCAGCCGCTCAAGCCGTACAAGCGTCGAGCTATCCGGGAGTCGTTTTCATATTCGACGAAGCCAACCAACGTAGCCTCGCCAGCAACCCGCTGCTTATCGACGACGCTCGCCTTCCAGCCTCCACCTTCAAGATCTTCAGTTCGCTCGCCGCTCTGCAGACCGGAGTCATCGAAGGACCGGACTCCATCATCGAATGGGATGGCGTCCCCCGCGAGCGTACCGAGCTCAATCGCGATCTCACCTTCCGCGAGGCCTTCGCCCTCTCAGCCGTTCCCCATTTTCAACAGCTCGTGCGCCAGATCGGAACCAAACCCATGCAGTCTCTCATCGACGCCGCCCAGTACGGAAACCAAACCATCAGCGGACGTCCCGACCACTTTTGGCTCAGCGGCGATCTCCGTATCAGTCCGCGCCAGCAAATCGATTTCCTCACCCGTCTCTACCACGACCAGCTTCCCTCCAAACCCGCCCACATGGCAATGGTCAGAGACATGATGCTCACCGAGTCCGGCGACGGTTTTCAAATCCACGCCAAGACCGGCCTCACCAAAAGCGACGACGAGCTCTACGTCGGCTGGTGGGTTGGCTGGAAACAAGCCGACAGCGGCCCGATCTTCTTCGCCACCATGCTCTTCTCGCCAGAAGCCAATAGCGCCTTCTTCGAAGCTCGTAAAACCGTTACCCGCCGAACCCTCGACGCCCTCTAA
- a CDS encoding DUF3570 domain-containing protein codes for MQLEATCIPHRSMLSRALLLGLTLQLASPRSARAEDRLEYKWQDYAEDDGRIRVKSHYLFAQKEINTFTTARFQGVVDAIAGATPTGVPADEDSGELPLSDLVEEREAGAFSLEYRPGETILGFEYARSDEDDYLSNSYTIRYSRYLNKRNTTLRTAYSFIDDDITPPAIDPQKKESHEFLFGIAQLLDPKTTLSIDLTYSDIDGYLTDPYKQVLKDIEIVNGLTLPLIFAERRPEKRERYIFQTNAKRYFDTLDASLDATYRFFDDNWDIESHTLDLAWYQKLGEKWTLRPHLRYYRQSAAEFYSPDLNQTDIIPESSPGPDTPFYSSDYRLSSLSSLTYGLKAIYQLSEWATLDLNFERYDMSGEDELTSPQAYPDASIFTVGVSISK; via the coding sequence ATGCAGCTAGAAGCGACCTGCATCCCGCATCGTTCGATGCTATCTCGGGCCCTCTTGTTGGGGCTCACCCTCCAGCTCGCCTCGCCTCGCTCGGCCCGCGCGGAGGACAGGCTGGAGTACAAGTGGCAGGACTACGCGGAAGACGACGGCCGCATCCGCGTCAAATCCCACTACCTCTTCGCTCAGAAGGAGATAAACACTTTCACCACTGCTCGCTTTCAAGGCGTGGTGGACGCCATTGCGGGAGCGACGCCCACTGGCGTTCCTGCCGACGAAGACTCGGGAGAGCTTCCGCTCTCCGACCTGGTGGAGGAACGCGAGGCTGGCGCCTTCAGTCTCGAGTACCGGCCCGGCGAAACGATTCTCGGCTTCGAGTACGCTCGCAGCGACGAGGACGACTACCTCTCGAACAGCTACACGATTCGCTATTCGCGGTACCTAAACAAACGAAACACCACCCTGCGCACCGCGTATTCGTTTATCGACGACGACATCACCCCTCCCGCAATCGATCCGCAGAAGAAGGAGTCCCACGAGTTTCTCTTCGGAATCGCCCAGCTGCTCGATCCGAAAACCACTCTCAGCATCGATCTAACCTACAGCGACATCGACGGGTATCTCACCGACCCATACAAGCAGGTTCTCAAGGACATCGAGATCGTGAACGGGCTCACGCTTCCGCTCATCTTCGCTGAGCGAAGGCCCGAAAAACGCGAGCGATACATTTTTCAGACCAATGCCAAGCGGTATTTCGACACTCTCGATGCCAGCCTCGACGCGACGTATCGATTCTTTGACGACAACTGGGACATAGAAAGCCACACCCTCGACCTCGCCTGGTACCAGAAGCTTGGGGAGAAATGGACCCTACGGCCGCATTTGCGATACTACCGCCAATCCGCCGCCGAATTTTACAGTCCCGACCTGAACCAGACCGACATCATTCCGGAAAGCTCCCCCGGCCCTGACACGCCCTTCTACTCTTCCGACTATCGGCTCTCGTCGCTCTCCTCTCTCACCTACGGCCTCAAGGCCATCTACCAGCTAAGCGAATGGGCGACGCTCGACCTCAACTTCGAGCGTTACGACATGTCAGGCGAAGACGAACTGACCTCGCCCCAAGCCTACCCCGACGCTTCGATCTTCACCGTTGGCGTATCCATATCGAAATGA
- a CDS encoding FAD:protein FMN transferase produces MTTTSQSPKLATARLRYTPETQLYDLSFKAMGTLCRILFQASDNEHASVFAQSAYQWVSHFESKYSRFLPHSLISQINASAGRSAVALDREASQLLDLAGAIASSTNGLIDATSLPLIRLWDYHLKDRKPPTESQIEQARELVGWDKVNKWSDAIELTVPGMALDLGGFGKEWAVDRVAELAVAHGIRNGLVDFGRDIRVLGTPPNRPAWHVAIEDPNTPQIPYASLAATDMAIATSNNSIRKFTYQGKQYGHIIDPRTGRPADTRTRSATVIAASALQAGLLATQSMMLSPEAAFERIEEDFGSEGILLLPNKEMITSGAYQTLVFDPNQTQP; encoded by the coding sequence ATGACAACGACCAGCCAATCCCCCAAGCTGGCGACAGCCCGACTTCGCTACACCCCCGAGACGCAGCTCTATGACCTGTCGTTCAAGGCCATGGGCACTCTGTGCCGAATCCTCTTCCAAGCCTCCGACAACGAACACGCCAGCGTTTTCGCGCAATCCGCCTACCAGTGGGTTTCACACTTCGAGTCCAAGTATTCGCGCTTCCTTCCCCACAGTCTCATCTCTCAAATCAACGCTTCCGCTGGCCGCTCAGCCGTCGCGCTCGATCGCGAGGCAAGCCAGCTGCTCGACCTGGCAGGGGCCATCGCCAGCTCAACGAACGGATTGATCGACGCCACCAGCCTTCCGCTGATACGGCTATGGGACTATCACCTCAAAGACCGGAAACCGCCGACCGAAAGCCAGATCGAGCAAGCTCGGGAGCTGGTCGGATGGGACAAGGTAAACAAGTGGAGCGACGCCATCGAGCTCACCGTTCCCGGGATGGCCCTCGACCTTGGCGGATTCGGCAAGGAATGGGCTGTGGACCGAGTCGCCGAACTGGCGGTGGCCCATGGGATACGAAACGGCCTCGTCGATTTCGGTCGTGATATCCGCGTTTTGGGTACGCCGCCAAACCGGCCTGCCTGGCACGTGGCTATCGAAGACCCCAATACGCCACAAATTCCCTACGCTTCCCTCGCGGCCACGGACATGGCCATCGCGACTTCGAACAATTCGATTCGAAAATTCACGTATCAAGGAAAACAGTACGGCCACATCATCGATCCACGAACCGGACGACCCGCCGATACCCGAACGCGTTCTGCCACCGTCATCGCAGCGTCAGCCCTCCAGGCCGGACTGCTAGCCACACAGTCCATGATGCTCTCCCCTGAGGCGGCCTTCGAGCGGATCGAAGAGGACTTCGGGTCCGAAGGCATTCTGCTTTTGCCCAACAAGGAGATGATCACCTCCGGAGCCTACCAGACGCTCGTATTCGACCCCAATCAGACACAGCCATGA
- a CDS encoding DUF4266 domain-containing protein, with protein sequence MTTRPLILRLSLLFALLAGLAGCASVEPWEKARFADYTMREDRDPLEDAMTSHIHFSREATHGGGGLGGGGCGCN encoded by the coding sequence ATGACCACTCGCCCCCTCATTCTTCGTCTCTCTCTTCTCTTCGCTCTGCTCGCGGGACTCGCGGGCTGCGCCTCCGTAGAGCCTTGGGAGAAAGCCCGCTTCGCCGACTACACCATGCGCGAGGATCGCGACCCGCTCGAGGACGCCATGACTAGCCACATTCACTTCTCGCGCGAAGCCACCCATGGAGGCGGCGGGCTCGGCGGCGGCGGTTGCGGCTGCAACTGA
- a CDS encoding putative Ig domain-containing protein, protein MNKYAPSLFKLASWRANTALIALITLLQKSPVIQALTKLDRSVLAPLARITQKATVAIAGLGSYQAISGATTAVYVTNPEAPVSANRGEPFSLTFSVQNTMARASSWSVSGVVPEGLAVSGSQGEPMIDGTYFNAEFGLISGTPTVAGAFTIFLKPWRDAEMSGPTAEAYELVITINSDNNSPILDAPIEDQSATTGQSFSLDISASFSDPDPNDELSYSAEQTDGSDLPDWLSITPSTGVLSGTPSANDVGAVLIRVTASDGELSAEDEFSLSVTEPIDLVATDLVLERIGNTLLAKWSIVDGLFYTLEMTSNPIDPQSWAPLETDVITENDQQRAELELGSLPDSIFLRVSTSDTD, encoded by the coding sequence ATGAACAAATACGCTCCAAGCCTTTTCAAGCTCGCTTCCTGGAGAGCCAACACCGCCCTTATCGCCCTCATCACGCTGCTACAGAAAAGCCCGGTGATACAAGCGCTGACCAAGCTCGACCGTTCGGTCCTAGCCCCCTTGGCTCGCATCACGCAAAAGGCCACCGTCGCCATCGCCGGACTAGGCTCCTACCAGGCGATCAGCGGCGCCACCACTGCCGTCTACGTCACCAATCCCGAGGCCCCGGTCAGCGCTAACCGTGGCGAACCCTTCAGTCTCACGTTCTCAGTGCAGAACACCATGGCCAGAGCCTCCTCATGGTCCGTGAGCGGAGTTGTTCCAGAAGGGCTCGCGGTGAGCGGCTCCCAAGGAGAGCCGATGATCGACGGCACGTACTTCAACGCGGAGTTCGGGCTCATTTCGGGCACTCCCACCGTAGCGGGCGCCTTCACCATCTTTCTCAAGCCCTGGCGCGACGCCGAAATGTCAGGACCCACCGCGGAGGCCTACGAACTCGTCATCACAATCAATTCGGACAACAACTCGCCAATCCTCGACGCCCCGATCGAAGACCAAAGCGCGACGACCGGGCAAAGCTTCAGCCTCGACATCTCCGCCAGCTTCTCCGATCCCGACCCCAACGACGAGCTGAGCTATTCTGCCGAGCAAACAGATGGAAGCGACCTTCCAGACTGGCTCTCAATCACTCCCTCGACAGGCGTGCTCTCAGGCACGCCGAGCGCGAACGACGTCGGAGCCGTCCTCATCCGCGTCACTGCCTCCGACGGCGAGCTGAGCGCCGAGGACGAGTTTTCCCTTAGCGTGACCGAACCCATCGACCTCGTCGCAACCGATCTCGTTTTGGAACGCATTGGAAACACCCTGCTGGCCAAATGGTCCATCGTGGACGGACTGTTCTACACCCTCGAAATGACCAGCAACCCGATCGACCCTCAAAGCTGGGCCCCGCTTGAAACGGACGTTATCACCGAAAACGACCAGCAACGCGCCGAACTCGAGCTCGGCTCCCTGCCCGATTCCATCTTCTTGCGCGTCTCTACCAGCGACACCGACTAA
- a CDS encoding helicase C-terminal domain-containing protein produces MISPNDRESAQSSVFLPDLVARIFKEGGWLQSAMGLEHRPQQEQMARSVAAGMHLDEPLIFEAGTGVGKSLAYLLPGIIHATETQRPCVISSNTIALQEQLEQKDLKICRNLFGSIPQLEKYAEFKSAVLVGKGNYLCPTRLANAVRNKTELFPTDEFEELQRIAAWAEYTKTGLRQELNPQPSWEVWEQVNAEGSACNRKNCSHESCHYQRARAEIRKAQIVIVNHSLLFALINAGGLAPGAKGILLPDDFLVIDEGHTTAEVATEHFGARISSYGLDRQLKILFNPKRKKGMISKFAYPQQIQAIIDAQEAAQEFFGYLIATYLAKRPVVRISEEGWCEPTIIAPLRAAVQTMDSILSKIEDGPMHDELKDQRGRLHSYYANINRFIGLAEEDHVHWLEKSGRHGHICTLRTAPIDIAPYLREELFNKEISVTLTSATLSIARDMKPFQLKVGAEHEQAESVDSPFDYENHTRIYVATDVPAPSPQDASRSVEVLTDYVRFCVSKVSGGSLVLFTSYAVLKQVAAALETEFQAAGRPFFAQGQGLSRSDITAAFREAGNGVLFGTESFWTGVDVPGPALSQVIITRLPFDVPTHPITEAKSEYIKERGGHPFSDLTLPEALVRFRQGIGRLIRTKDDKGLITVLDSRILQKSYGRQFLQSLPKQKFIRISQADREARFVDINESLPSRRDLGNEPPMTR; encoded by the coding sequence ATGATTTCTCCCAACGATCGCGAAAGCGCCCAGTCCTCCGTCTTCCTGCCGGACCTGGTCGCCCGCATCTTCAAGGAGGGCGGCTGGCTGCAAAGCGCCATGGGCTTGGAGCATCGTCCCCAGCAGGAGCAGATGGCCCGCTCAGTGGCCGCGGGTATGCATCTCGACGAACCGCTGATCTTCGAAGCGGGCACTGGCGTGGGCAAGAGCCTGGCCTACCTGTTGCCGGGCATCATCCATGCCACCGAGACCCAGCGCCCCTGCGTCATCTCCTCCAACACCATCGCCCTGCAAGAGCAACTGGAGCAAAAGGACCTCAAAATCTGTCGCAACCTCTTCGGCTCAATCCCCCAGCTGGAGAAGTACGCCGAATTCAAATCCGCCGTGCTGGTGGGAAAAGGAAACTACCTCTGCCCCACCCGCCTGGCCAACGCGGTGCGCAACAAGACCGAGCTCTTCCCCACCGACGAGTTCGAGGAGCTGCAACGCATCGCCGCTTGGGCCGAGTACACCAAGACCGGTCTGCGCCAGGAGCTCAACCCGCAGCCGAGCTGGGAAGTCTGGGAACAGGTCAACGCCGAAGGCTCGGCCTGCAACCGCAAGAACTGCTCCCACGAAAGCTGCCACTACCAGCGGGCCCGGGCGGAAATCCGCAAGGCCCAGATCGTCATCGTCAACCACAGCCTGCTCTTCGCCCTCATCAACGCGGGCGGCCTGGCTCCCGGGGCCAAGGGCATCCTTTTGCCGGACGACTTTCTGGTCATCGACGAAGGCCACACCACCGCCGAGGTCGCCACCGAGCACTTCGGGGCCCGCATCAGCTCCTACGGCCTGGATCGCCAGTTGAAGATCCTCTTCAACCCGAAGCGCAAGAAGGGCATGATCTCCAAGTTCGCCTACCCGCAGCAGATCCAGGCCATCATCGACGCCCAGGAAGCCGCCCAGGAGTTCTTCGGCTACCTCATCGCCACCTATCTCGCTAAACGCCCCGTCGTCCGCATATCGGAGGAAGGCTGGTGCGAACCCACAATAATCGCTCCTCTGCGAGCCGCCGTGCAAACCATGGACTCCATTCTCTCCAAGATCGAGGACGGTCCCATGCACGACGAGCTCAAGGACCAGCGCGGACGCCTGCATAGTTATTACGCCAACATCAACCGCTTCATCGGCCTAGCCGAGGAAGACCACGTGCATTGGTTGGAAAAAAGCGGCCGCCACGGGCACATCTGTACCCTGCGCACCGCCCCCATCGACATCGCCCCCTACCTGCGCGAGGAGCTCTTCAATAAGGAGATCTCCGTCACCCTAACCAGCGCCACCTTGTCCATCGCCCGCGACATGAAGCCCTTCCAGCTCAAGGTGGGGGCTGAGCACGAGCAGGCCGAGAGCGTCGATTCGCCTTTCGATTACGAAAACCATACCCGCATCTACGTCGCCACCGACGTGCCCGCTCCCTCGCCCCAGGACGCCAGTCGCTCCGTCGAAGTCCTCACCGACTACGTCCGCTTCTGCGTATCCAAAGTTTCAGGAGGCAGCCTGGTTCTCTTCACCAGCTACGCGGTGCTGAAACAAGTCGCCGCCGCTCTCGAGACCGAATTCCAAGCCGCCGGCCGCCCCTTCTTCGCCCAAGGCCAAGGCCTCTCCCGCAGCGACATCACCGCCGCCTTCCGCGAAGCTGGAAACGGAGTGCTCTTCGGCACGGAAAGCTTCTGGACCGGCGTCGACGTGCCCGGGCCCGCCCTTTCCCAAGTCATCATCACGCGCCTCCCCTTCGACGTCCCAACCCATCCAATCACCGAAGCGAAATCTGAATACATCAAGGAACGCGGCGGCCATCCCTTTTCCGACCTCACCCTACCCGAAGCCCTAGTCCGCTTCCGTCAAGGCATCGGCCGACTCATTCGCACCAAGGACGACAAAGGCCTCATCACCGTATTGGACTCTCGGATACTCCAGAAAAGCTACGGTCGCCAATTCCTGCAAAGCCTGCCCAAGCAAAAATTCATCCGCATCAGCCAAGCCGACCGTGAAGCCCGCTTCGTCGATATAAACGAATCGCTCCCCAGCCGCCGCGACCTCGGGAACGAACCACCTATGACGAGATGA
- a CDS encoding helix-turn-helix transcriptional regulator, whose protein sequence is MPIRVKLDERMREKGMSLTELAERVGLTLANLSILKTGKAKAVRFSTLEAICAALECKPGDLLDYEEE, encoded by the coding sequence ATGCCGATACGTGTGAAGTTGGACGAGCGAATGCGCGAGAAGGGCATGTCGCTGACGGAGCTGGCAGAGCGAGTGGGGCTGACCTTGGCGAATCTTTCGATTCTGAAAACGGGGAAGGCGAAGGCGGTGCGGTTTTCGACGCTGGAGGCGATCTGCGCGGCGTTGGAGTGTAAGCCGGGGGATTTGCTGGATTACGAGGAAGAATGA
- a CDS encoding DUF2975 domain-containing protein, translating to MILFLLAISVEVLASDGSSAEISYFAAASNVDTSGLKVFDKDGREGRVSFEEGTVLMFHFPLDSLEVKVRMMVLALFFAAIVLALFLPLVKQLREIMKTVYAGDPFVESNAKRVRWIGLILIIATFAEAISELVVYGYADATFVTKGFDLDGRLSLDFIQLIAGMCVLVLSEVFRQGTRMREEQELTV from the coding sequence GTGATTTTGTTCCTTCTGGCCATTTCGGTGGAAGTATTGGCGAGTGACGGCTCGTCGGCAGAGATTAGCTACTTCGCTGCTGCCTCCAATGTGGATACCTCGGGATTGAAGGTCTTCGACAAGGACGGAAGGGAAGGAAGAGTGAGCTTCGAGGAGGGAACGGTTTTGATGTTTCACTTTCCTCTCGATTCGCTGGAAGTGAAAGTAAGGATGATGGTCTTGGCGCTTTTCTTTGCCGCGATCGTTCTGGCTCTGTTTCTGCCTCTTGTGAAGCAGTTGAGGGAGATTATGAAGACGGTGTACGCGGGGGACCCGTTTGTGGAATCGAATGCCAAGCGGGTTCGGTGGATCGGGCTGATATTGATCATCGCGACCTTTGCCGAAGCGATTAGCGAGTTAGTCGTTTATGGATACGCGGATGCGACCTTCGTAACCAAGGGCTTCGATCTCGATGGTCGTCTCTCCTTGGACTTCATTCAGCTGATCGCTGGCATGTGCGTGCTGGTTCTTTCGGAAGTGTTTCGACAGGGAACGAGGATGCGCGAGGAACAGGAGCTCACTGTATAA
- a CDS encoding tetratricopeptide repeat protein has translation MKTQRFQDLVSKNPDNELFRFSLAQALIEEDRHEEAIEHLDTCIQKKPDWMVAEILKGKSLLALQRPTDAKQTLERALQLAVEQHHETPEAEVRKLLADL, from the coding sequence ATGAAAACCCAACGCTTCCAAGACCTCGTATCCAAGAATCCTGACAACGAGCTGTTTCGCTTCTCCCTCGCCCAGGCCCTCATCGAAGAAGATCGCCACGAGGAAGCCATCGAGCACCTCGACACCTGTATCCAGAAGAAGCCGGACTGGATGGTAGCGGAGATTCTCAAAGGCAAGAGCCTGCTCGCCCTGCAGCGTCCTACCGACGCCAAGCAAACGCTCGAACGAGCCCTGCAGCTCGCCGTAGAGCAACACCACGAGACGCCCGAAGCCGAAGTCCGCAAACTCCTCGCGGACCTCTAA
- a CDS encoding ABC transporter substrate-binding protein — protein MQTELLDEEPSFPENEDGLPRKLDYLGYAPCPIRKEMQRRMHAYFRAHEAEFGQVDWFSPDGCFHGGSDNDPYDETWKTGSEEEMPGVMSDGGSSDFFTTIGRQRWIDSEIYGPIEKPSFELRPEIVEAGIDDPLGAMNLYATFPTVLLVDREKLGDKPAPKRWQDLADPIYRGDITLAGHDDSKLSDNMLFNTWIRFGNEGLEALARNAKQFWSPAQMVKAAGARHPDGTSIYCLNYFFAKGRRRSEKVEILWPEEGAFFQPLMVMGKRGRRPVSQLPIDYLYSEDWAQYLDSVGFPAVRSYPGQKPLPGKLSWTGWDFLRNNDLEALRDELNAVFKEARQTSCS, from the coding sequence ATGCAAACAGAGCTTCTAGACGAAGAACCCTCTTTCCCAGAGAACGAAGACGGGCTCCCTCGCAAACTCGACTATCTGGGCTACGCCCCTTGTCCCATCCGCAAGGAGATGCAGCGGCGCATGCATGCTTACTTTCGAGCGCATGAGGCGGAATTCGGGCAGGTCGACTGGTTTTCCCCCGATGGCTGTTTTCACGGCGGTTCCGACAATGACCCTTACGACGAAACCTGGAAAACCGGCTCGGAAGAGGAAATGCCGGGAGTGATGAGCGACGGCGGCAGCAGCGACTTCTTCACAACCATCGGCCGCCAGCGCTGGATCGATTCCGAAATCTACGGCCCTATCGAGAAACCAAGCTTCGAACTACGCCCGGAAATCGTAGAGGCCGGCATCGACGACCCGCTGGGGGCCATGAATCTCTACGCGACCTTTCCCACCGTGCTGCTAGTGGACCGCGAGAAGCTGGGCGACAAGCCCGCTCCCAAGCGCTGGCAGGACCTCGCCGATCCTATCTATCGAGGCGACATCACCCTGGCCGGACACGACGACTCCAAGCTCTCCGACAACATGTTATTCAATACTTGGATACGTTTCGGAAACGAGGGACTTGAAGCCCTGGCCCGCAATGCCAAGCAGTTCTGGTCTCCCGCCCAAATGGTGAAAGCAGCCGGAGCCCGCCATCCCGACGGCACCTCCATCTACTGCCTCAACTACTTCTTCGCCAAAGGCCGCCGGCGCTCGGAAAAGGTGGAGATCCTCTGGCCTGAGGAAGGCGCCTTCTTCCAGCCGCTGATGGTGATGGGAAAACGTGGCCGCCGTCCCGTCAGCCAGCTCCCCATCGACTATCTCTACAGCGAAGACTGGGCCCAGTACCTCGATTCGGTAGGCTTTCCCGCCGTGCGCAGCTACCCGGGGCAAAAGCCACTTCCGGGCAAGCTGAGCTGGACCGGATGGGACTTTCTGCGAAACAACGACCTGGAAGCCCTGCGCGACGAGCTCAACGCCGTATTCAAAGAAGCAAGACAGACGTCATGCAGCTGA